In Dysgonomonadaceae bacterium zrk40, one genomic interval encodes:
- a CDS encoding long-chain fatty acid--CoA ligase, giving the protein MTYHHLGEVVHRQALKYKHKTALKYQDPDGKWVDMSWRLFSSTIKKAAQAMAEMGVNPGDNLGVYSQNMEKYLVTDYAAYANRAVMVPMYATASPAQVSYIVRDAAIRILFVGEQFQYNNAWKVQQENNRLEQLVIFDRKVVKKAEDTTSVYFDDFIATGDNSETITLVNARLKQLKDNDMATIIYTSGTTGEPKGVMLTHANYMKAMVIHDQRITGMSDKDLSMCFLPLTHIFEKAWTYYCLHMGTAVAINRDPNEIRKNLKVVRPTLMSNVPRFWEKVYDGVQETINNASGVLKWLFQDAVTTGRRHNLEYRNEGKRPPLTNRLKFFFYRYTIYYLIKRVVGIDRGNFFPVAGAPLSDNINRFMQSIDVHLIYGYGLSETTATVSCFPAKGFRIGTVGKVMPDIEVKIGENSEILVKGGTVMKGYYNKPEATAEVFTEDGFFRTGDAGLLTENNEIILTERIKDLYKTSNGKYIAPQMIETRVSEDKYVDQVAVIGDERKFVSALVVPNFEALKIYAGDQQIPYSSVEELVQKEEIIDFVFGQIELLQSQFTSYEKIKRITLLSQPFSMEQGELTNTLKLRRKVILEHYHDLIEKMYAD; this is encoded by the coding sequence ATGACATATCATCATCTGGGAGAAGTTGTTCACCGGCAAGCCCTTAAATACAAGCATAAAACTGCGTTAAAATATCAGGATCCCGATGGGAAGTGGGTAGACATGTCTTGGAGGTTATTCTCCTCAACCATTAAAAAAGCGGCCCAGGCGATGGCTGAGATGGGGGTCAATCCTGGCGATAACCTGGGTGTCTATTCCCAGAACATGGAAAAGTACCTGGTCACCGATTACGCTGCATACGCCAACAGGGCGGTGATGGTGCCCATGTATGCCACCGCTTCACCCGCACAGGTGAGTTATATCGTCCGGGATGCAGCCATCCGCATCCTCTTCGTGGGGGAGCAGTTTCAATACAACAACGCCTGGAAGGTACAGCAGGAGAACAACCGCCTGGAGCAGTTGGTTATCTTCGACCGGAAGGTGGTAAAGAAAGCAGAAGATACCACATCGGTCTATTTTGATGATTTCATCGCCACGGGTGACAATTCTGAAACCATTACACTGGTCAACGCTCGTCTCAAACAGCTCAAAGATAATGACATGGCAACCATCATCTACACCTCGGGCACCACGGGTGAACCCAAGGGGGTGATGCTCACCCATGCCAACTACATGAAGGCGATGGTGATCCACGACCAGCGCATCACCGGCATGTCGGACAAGGATCTCTCCATGTGCTTTCTCCCGCTGACACACATCTTTGAGAAGGCGTGGACCTATTACTGTCTTCACATGGGGACGGCTGTAGCAATCAATCGCGATCCCAATGAGATACGCAAGAACCTGAAAGTGGTGCGCCCCACCCTGATGAGCAATGTGCCCCGTTTCTGGGAGAAGGTGTATGACGGGGTGCAGGAGACCATCAACAATGCATCGGGAGTGCTCAAGTGGCTCTTCCAGGATGCAGTCACCACGGGACGCCGTCACAATCTGGAGTACCGCAACGAGGGTAAGCGTCCCCCGCTGACTAACCGGCTGAAGTTTTTCTTCTATCGCTATACCATTTATTACCTGATCAAACGGGTGGTAGGCATCGACCGCGGCAACTTCTTCCCGGTGGCGGGTGCCCCTCTCTCAGATAACATCAATCGATTCATGCAGTCGATCGATGTGCACCTGATCTACGGATATGGCCTCTCCGAGACCACCGCTACCGTGAGCTGCTTCCCGGCAAAGGGTTTCAGGATTGGTACAGTAGGCAAGGTGATGCCTGACATTGAGGTGAAGATCGGTGAGAACAGCGAGATCCTGGTGAAGGGAGGGACGGTGATGAAGGGATATTACAACAAGCCGGAAGCCACGGCGGAAGTATTCACCGAAGATGGTTTCTTCAGGACCGGTGATGCCGGGTTGTTGACAGAAAACAACGAGATCATCCTCACCGAGCGGATCAAGGATCTTTACAAGACCTCCAACGGGAAGTACATTGCTCCGCAGATGATCGAAACAAGGGTCAGCGAAGACAAGTATGTCGATCAGGTCGCTGTTATCGGTGATGAGCGCAAGTTCGTCAGTGCACTGGTAGTACCCAACTTTGAGGCGCTGAAAATTTATGCCGGTGATCAGCAGATCCCCTACAGCTCAGTAGAGGAGCTGGTGCAAAAAGAGGAGATCATCGATTTTGTCTTCGGGCAGATAGAGTTGCTTCAGTCGCAGTTCACCTCCTACGAGAAGATCAAACGGATCACGCTCCTCTCTCAGCCTTTCAGCATGGAACAGGGTGAGCTGACCAACACCCTGAAACTGCGTCGCAAGGTGATCCTGGAGCACTATCACGATCTCATTGAAAAGATGTATGCTGATTAA
- a CDS encoding DUF4294 domain-containing protein: MNARYSILIGLVVQLMPLNSIGQDYYAANINPENNGPVSTIFLMPNVYPAVVIEGDTVACMWLTDFVKYSPIRFRSNKDKIAYTKLVRDVKKTLPYAKQIAGIITETYEYMETLPDDKTRQDHLNQMEKYLMDQYTPKMKKLTRSQGQLLMKLVDRETNSSSYHIIDAFMGSFKAWTYNVFAGLFGNSLKTRYNPYGEDRVTERVCVMVEQGNI, encoded by the coding sequence ATGAATGCTCGCTACTCCATACTCATCGGTCTTGTTGTTCAGCTGATGCCTTTAAACAGTATCGGCCAGGATTATTATGCTGCTAACATCAACCCGGAGAATAACGGCCCTGTCTCTACGATCTTCTTGATGCCGAACGTCTACCCAGCGGTAGTCATAGAAGGAGACACGGTGGCCTGCATGTGGCTGACCGATTTCGTGAAATACTCTCCGATCCGCTTCCGCAGTAACAAGGATAAGATTGCTTACACCAAGCTGGTACGTGATGTTAAGAAAACACTCCCTTATGCCAAGCAAATTGCCGGTATCATCACCGAGACCTATGAATACATGGAGACACTCCCCGACGACAAGACCCGACAGGATCACCTCAACCAGATGGAGAAATATCTGATGGATCAATATACGCCCAAGATGAAGAAGCTGACCCGCTCCCAGGGACAGCTGCTCATGAAGTTGGTAGACCGGGAGACCAACTCCTCCTCCTACCACATCATCGATGCCTTTATGGGTAGCTTCAAAGCGTGGACCTACAATGTCTTTGCCGGCCTGTTCGGCAACAGCCTTAAGACCCGTTACAACCCTTATGGGGAGGATCGTGTGACCGAGCGGGTCTGCGTCATGGTGGAACAGGGAAACATTTAA
- a CDS encoding winged helix-turn-helix domain-containing protein, producing the protein MIEKIGINAGKVWTILDENGRQNVKEVKKAAKLTEKDLYAALGWLAREGKVAMEEVEKEIFISLS; encoded by the coding sequence ATGATTGAGAAAATTGGAATCAACGCCGGTAAAGTATGGACCATACTTGATGAAAACGGCCGCCAGAATGTGAAAGAGGTTAAGAAGGCAGCCAAGCTGACCGAAAAGGATCTCTATGCTGCCCTCGGATGGTTAGCCAGAGAAGGCAAGGTGGCGATGGAAGAGGTGGAAAAAGAGATCTTCATTTCGTTGAGTTAA
- the sulP gene encoding sulfate permease: MRFNFLTDFQPVLFQTLRTYNREKFMADLMSGLIVGVVALPLAIAFGIASGVTPEKGIYTAIIAGFIISFLGGSTVQIGGPTGAFIVIVYGIVEQYGVQGLAIATVLAGAMLLMMGFLKLGSVIKFIPYPIVVGFTSGIALTIFSTQIKDLFGLTTPKLPSGFLEKWVIYFQHFDTTDGWTLLLGLASIAIIMLTPKISKKIPGSLIAIVVITVAAWLMKQYGGIAIETIGDRFVINKQLPAVEQISLNLETVRMLFPAAFTIAILGAIESLLSATVADGVTGKKHNSNMELVAQGAANIIAPFFGGIPATGAIARTMTNINNGGRTPVAGIIHALVLLLIVLFLGDLTRHIPMACLAGVLVVVAYNMSEWRTFRSLLKQSRSTMAILLTTFLLTVIFDLTIAIEVGLLLAVFAFLKRTNESTQIRHTTGKIDITREMESHAADREEEVLYLPHNTEVYEIDGPFFFGVANKFDELMRETGSHHRIRIIRMRKVPFIDSTGLNNLENLCRNSRKEKILVILSGVSETLRTSLNMSEIPGIVGEENICGNIHLAVARAEVLADELREKEKHHEKR, from the coding sequence ATGCGTTTCAATTTTCTTACTGATTTCCAACCGGTGCTTTTTCAAACCCTGAGAACCTACAACAGGGAGAAGTTCATGGCCGATTTAATGTCCGGTCTGATTGTGGGTGTGGTGGCATTGCCTCTGGCAATTGCCTTTGGAATCGCTTCAGGAGTAACGCCAGAAAAAGGGATCTACACAGCCATCATCGCCGGTTTCATCATCTCCTTCCTGGGGGGCAGCACTGTCCAGATAGGGGGTCCCACCGGTGCCTTTATCGTGATTGTCTACGGCATCGTCGAGCAGTACGGCGTACAGGGGCTCGCCATCGCGACGGTACTGGCCGGTGCAATGCTTCTGATGATGGGTTTCCTCAAGCTGGGCAGCGTAATCAAATTCATCCCCTATCCCATTGTGGTGGGATTCACCAGTGGCATCGCCCTCACCATCTTTTCCACACAGATCAAGGATCTCTTCGGCCTTACCACCCCTAAACTACCCTCAGGCTTTCTGGAGAAGTGGGTGATCTACTTTCAGCATTTCGACACGACGGATGGCTGGACATTGTTGCTCGGCCTGGCCAGTATTGCCATCATCATGCTCACTCCAAAGATATCGAAGAAGATACCAGGATCACTCATCGCCATTGTAGTGATCACCGTGGCTGCCTGGTTGATGAAACAGTATGGCGGCATTGCCATAGAGACCATCGGCGATCGGTTTGTGATCAACAAGCAACTACCCGCTGTGGAGCAGATATCGCTGAACCTCGAGACTGTCCGGATGCTCTTCCCTGCAGCCTTCACCATCGCCATACTGGGTGCCATCGAGTCGCTCCTCTCGGCCACGGTGGCCGATGGGGTGACAGGAAAAAAGCATAACTCAAACATGGAGCTGGTAGCACAGGGTGCTGCCAACATCATCGCTCCCTTCTTCGGGGGAATCCCCGCCACGGGTGCCATTGCCCGCACCATGACCAACATCAACAACGGGGGACGCACCCCGGTGGCTGGGATTATTCATGCCCTTGTATTGTTGCTGATCGTACTCTTCCTGGGTGATCTTACCAGACATATCCCAATGGCCTGCCTGGCCGGCGTGCTTGTGGTGGTAGCTTACAACATGAGTGAGTGGCGCACCTTCCGCTCACTCCTGAAACAGTCTCGATCGACCATGGCCATATTGCTCACCACCTTCTTGCTGACAGTCATCTTCGACCTCACCATCGCCATCGAAGTGGGTTTGTTGCTGGCGGTCTTCGCCTTCCTGAAACGAACCAACGAAAGTACGCAGATAAGACATACCACCGGAAAGATAGACATCACCAGAGAGATGGAATCACATGCAGCCGACCGGGAGGAGGAGGTGCTTTACCTGCCTCACAACACGGAAGTGTACGAGATTGATGGCCCCTTCTTCTTCGGTGTAGCCAACAAGTTCGATGAATTGATGCGCGAGACCGGAAGCCATCACCGCATACGCATCATCCGCATGCGCAAGGTACCCTTTATCGATTCCACCGGGTTGAACAACCTCGAGAACCTCTGCCGTAACTCCCGTAAGGAGAAGATACTGGTAATCCTCTCAGGTGTAAGCGAGACCCTGCGCACAAGCCTCAACATGTCAGAAATACCCGGTATCGTAGGAGAGGAAAATATCTGTGGCAACATCCACCTGGCGGTAGCCAGGGCAGAGGTACTTGCCGACGAACTTAGGGAAAAAGAGAAACATCACGAAAAGAGATGA
- a CDS encoding YitT family protein, with protein MAKEVRYLKSFYWKDYLVITVGLMLFSIGFTGFIMPNEIVVGGLGGVGLLLKYAFGLPVFMTFLVGNGLMMVVAWFILGKGYVFKALYGVVGVTLLMAVAENLITEAIIHTDPLIASIIGAVFSGTGLGLVYTRNASTGGTDILGAIITKYRYISMGRGLLYIDLVIVGSSYLLFQSFEKIIYGLIVVSVMYYTVDLVINGARQSVQFIIFSTRYNEIASHVNSELDRGCTVLEGTGWYSQQPQKVLIILARKTESTSIFRLVKRIDENAFISQSNVVGVYGKGFDQMK; from the coding sequence ATGGCCAAAGAGGTTCGTTATCTCAAATCGTTCTACTGGAAGGATTACCTGGTAATCACGGTGGGATTGATGCTTTTCTCCATCGGTTTCACCGGTTTCATCATGCCCAACGAGATCGTCGTGGGCGGCCTCGGCGGTGTGGGGCTGCTTCTGAAGTACGCTTTTGGACTGCCGGTTTTCATGACCTTTCTTGTGGGGAACGGCCTCATGATGGTGGTGGCCTGGTTCATACTGGGCAAAGGGTATGTCTTCAAAGCACTCTATGGAGTGGTGGGGGTGACCTTGCTGATGGCTGTGGCTGAGAATCTGATCACCGAGGCGATCATCCATACCGACCCGCTGATTGCCAGCATCATCGGAGCTGTCTTCAGTGGTACCGGCCTGGGACTGGTCTATACACGCAACGCCAGCACCGGTGGAACGGACATCCTTGGCGCCATCATCACCAAGTATCGCTACATCAGCATGGGACGAGGTTTGCTTTACATCGACCTGGTCATCGTGGGCAGCTCCTATCTGCTGTTTCAGAGCTTTGAAAAGATCATCTACGGACTGATTGTGGTCTCGGTGATGTATTACACCGTTGACCTGGTGATCAACGGTGCCCGTCAATCGGTCCAGTTCATCATCTTCTCCACCCGCTACAACGAGATCGCCTCGCATGTCAACTCCGAACTAGACCGCGGCTGCACCGTGCTGGAAGGAACAGGTTGGTATTCCCAGCAACCGCAGAAGGTGCTGATCATCCTGGCGCGCAAGACCGAATCGACCTCCATTTTCCGACTGGTAAAACGAATCGATGAGAATGCCTTTATCTCACAAAGCAATGTGGTGGGTGTCTATGGCAAAGGATTCGATCAGATGAAGTAA
- a CDS encoding dephospho-CoA kinase, with amino-acid sequence MITAGITGGIGSGKSVVSELFRLHGIPVFDADSEAKQLNDTSPVIRKELTALFGKDLYAEGSLNRKQLAALMFGDRQKVEAVNAIVHPVLAQHFMGWCLRHQDHPVVMIEAALLFEAGFVRYLDKVITVLAPETIRLARVIQRDHTTREAVEERMKHQLPEEEKLERSDYVIRNDGSHSLILQSATILEDLLRLNEQ; translated from the coding sequence ATGATTACTGCAGGCATCACCGGTGGCATCGGAAGTGGGAAGTCGGTGGTCAGTGAGTTGTTCCGTCTGCATGGCATCCCGGTGTTTGACGCCGACAGTGAAGCCAAACAGCTCAACGATACCTCACCGGTCATCCGCAAAGAGCTCACTGCCCTCTTCGGAAAGGATCTCTATGCAGAAGGTTCACTCAACCGCAAACAACTGGCCGCCCTTATGTTTGGTGACAGGCAAAAGGTGGAGGCGGTAAACGCCATCGTTCATCCCGTCCTGGCCCAACACTTCATGGGTTGGTGTCTCCGCCACCAGGATCATCCGGTCGTGATGATCGAGGCAGCTCTTCTCTTCGAAGCCGGTTTTGTGCGTTATCTCGACAAGGTGATCACCGTCCTTGCTCCTGAAACTATCCGCCTCGCAAGGGTTATCCAACGTGATCACACCACCAGGGAAGCAGTTGAGGAGCGTATGAAGCACCAGCTGCCGGAGGAGGAGAAATTGGAGCGATCGGATTATGTGATACGCAACGACGGAAGCCACTCGCTCATCCTGCAGTCGGCAACGATCCTGGAGGACCTTCTACGATTGAATGAGCAATAA
- a CDS encoding leucine--tRNA ligase → MDYNFGEIEKRWQQYWADHKTYKVTEDGTKLKFYVLDMFPYPSGAGLHVGHPLGYIASDIFSRFKRLQGFNVLHPMGYDAYGLPAEQYAIQTGQHPAVTTEQNIARYREQLDKIGFSYDWDREVRTCDPGYYKWTQWAFIRMFHSYYCNQANQARPIAELEQVFSQQGTEGLDLACSEPMNFTAAEWNAMSEKEHQQILMNYRIAYLGDTMVNWCSQLGTVLANDEVSEGLSIRGGYPVEQKKMRQWCLRVSAYAPRLLEGLERVAWSDSLKETQRNWIGRSEGAVMHFNTPGGVTFDIFTTRADTIFGVTFMVLAPESELVEQLTTPEQRDAVKQYIERTGKKTERERIADRSVSGVFSGTYATHPFTGEPLPIWISDYVLAGYGTGAIMAVPAHDSRDYTFARHFNLPIVPLIEGCDVSQESFDAKEGVMINSHFLNGLTVKEAIPAAIDAVEEQGLGYRKVNYRLRDAIFSRQRYWGEPFPIYYKEGMPYTLPEEQLPLELPEVDKFLPTETGEPPLGRAKNWHTSEGFPLEMNTMPGFAGSSAYYLRYMDPHNEEALVSEQANSYWRNVDLYIGGTEHATGHLVYSRFWNKFLFDIGATCEEEPFKKLVNQGMIQGRSNFVYRIKGSNRFVSLNLKESYEVTPIHVDVNMVHNDILDLEAFRNWNPEYKNAEFILEDGKYICGWAVEKMSKSMFNVVNPDDIVSRYGADTLRLYEMFLGPLEQSKPWDTNGIDGVHRFLRKVWNLFYQGELFAVTDEEPSRDALKALHKLIKKVTSDIEQFSFNTSVSAFMICLNELTALKCRNRTVLSDLVVCLAPFAPHISEELWHALGNESTVCDAAWPLWNEEYLKEDTFAYAISFNGKSRFVIEFAADASNDEIQQAVLAHPSSQKWLEGKTPKKVIIVPRKIVNVVI, encoded by the coding sequence ATGGACTACAATTTCGGAGAGATAGAAAAACGGTGGCAGCAATATTGGGCTGACCATAAGACCTACAAGGTGACGGAAGATGGCACAAAACTCAAGTTCTATGTGCTCGACATGTTTCCCTATCCGTCGGGAGCCGGACTACATGTGGGGCATCCGCTGGGTTACATCGCATCCGATATCTTTTCCCGATTCAAACGTTTGCAGGGCTTCAACGTGCTGCACCCCATGGGCTACGACGCTTACGGCCTTCCTGCCGAACAGTATGCCATCCAGACGGGACAGCACCCCGCAGTCACTACCGAGCAGAACATTGCCCGTTACCGTGAACAGCTCGACAAGATTGGCTTTTCCTACGACTGGGACCGGGAGGTGCGTACCTGCGACCCCGGCTACTACAAGTGGACCCAGTGGGCTTTCATACGCATGTTCCACTCCTACTATTGCAATCAAGCCAACCAGGCACGACCCATTGCCGAGCTGGAGCAGGTTTTTTCCCAACAGGGTACCGAAGGGCTTGACCTGGCCTGCAGTGAACCGATGAACTTCACCGCGGCAGAGTGGAACGCCATGAGTGAAAAGGAACATCAGCAGATATTGATGAACTACCGTATCGCCTACCTGGGCGACACCATGGTCAACTGGTGCTCACAGCTGGGCACGGTGCTGGCCAATGATGAGGTGAGTGAAGGTCTCTCCATTCGCGGGGGTTATCCTGTAGAACAGAAGAAGATGCGGCAGTGGTGCCTGCGGGTGTCTGCTTACGCACCCCGCCTGCTGGAGGGATTGGAGAGGGTGGCGTGGAGCGACTCACTCAAGGAGACGCAACGCAACTGGATCGGCCGCAGCGAGGGTGCCGTAATGCATTTCAATACCCCCGGCGGTGTCACCTTCGACATCTTCACCACCCGTGCCGATACCATCTTCGGCGTCACCTTCATGGTGCTGGCTCCCGAGAGTGAGCTGGTGGAACAACTGACCACCCCTGAGCAGCGCGATGCCGTTAAACAATATATTGAGAGAACAGGTAAAAAGACAGAACGGGAAAGAATTGCCGATCGGTCGGTGAGTGGTGTCTTCTCCGGTACATACGCTACCCACCCCTTCACGGGTGAACCGCTGCCCATATGGATCTCAGACTATGTGCTGGCCGGCTATGGGACCGGTGCCATCATGGCAGTTCCTGCACACGATAGTCGTGACTATACCTTTGCCAGACATTTCAACCTCCCCATCGTACCGCTCATTGAGGGGTGTGATGTCTCCCAGGAGAGTTTCGATGCGAAGGAGGGGGTGATGATCAACTCTCATTTCCTCAACGGGCTGACCGTGAAGGAGGCAATCCCCGCGGCCATCGATGCGGTGGAGGAGCAGGGCCTTGGTTACCGCAAGGTCAACTACCGCCTGCGTGATGCCATCTTCTCCCGTCAACGCTACTGGGGTGAGCCGTTCCCTATCTACTACAAAGAGGGGATGCCTTACACATTGCCGGAGGAGCAGCTGCCGCTGGAGCTGCCCGAGGTAGACAAGTTCCTGCCCACCGAGACAGGTGAGCCACCCCTGGGACGGGCAAAGAACTGGCATACCAGCGAGGGATTCCCCCTGGAGATGAACACCATGCCCGGCTTCGCCGGTTCATCGGCTTACTATCTCCGTTACATGGATCCCCACAACGAAGAAGCACTGGTGTCGGAACAGGCCAACAGCTACTGGCGGAACGTGGACCTCTACATCGGCGGTACGGAACATGCCACCGGTCACCTTGTTTACAGCCGTTTCTGGAACAAGTTCCTTTTCGATATCGGTGCAACCTGTGAGGAAGAACCCTTCAAGAAACTGGTCAACCAGGGGATGATTCAGGGACGCAGCAACTTTGTCTATCGCATCAAGGGCAGCAACCGCTTCGTCTCACTCAACCTGAAAGAATCATATGAGGTGACACCCATTCATGTGGATGTGAACATGGTACACAACGATATTCTCGACCTTGAGGCGTTCCGTAACTGGAATCCCGAGTACAAGAATGCCGAGTTCATCCTCGAGGATGGGAAGTATATCTGTGGCTGGGCCGTGGAGAAGATGTCGAAATCGATGTTCAACGTGGTGAACCCGGATGACATCGTTTCCCGTTATGGTGCCGACACGCTGCGGCTCTATGAAATGTTCCTCGGACCACTGGAGCAATCAAAACCATGGGACACCAACGGCATCGATGGCGTGCATCGTTTCCTCCGTAAGGTATGGAATCTTTTCTATCAGGGAGAGCTCTTTGCAGTAACTGATGAGGAGCCGTCGCGCGATGCACTCAAGGCACTGCACAAGCTGATCAAGAAAGTGACCTCCGACATCGAACAGTTCTCATTCAACACCTCCGTCTCAGCTTTCATGATCTGCCTCAACGAACTGACAGCCTTGAAATGCCGTAACCGAACCGTGCTGAGCGATCTGGTGGTCTGCCTGGCCCCCTTTGCACCCCATATCTCGGAGGAGCTGTGGCATGCACTGGGCAACGAGAGCACTGTTTGTGATGCTGCCTGGCCCCTTTGGAACGAGGAATACCTGAAGGAGGATACCTTCGCTTATGCCATCTCATTTAATGGCAAGTCGCGCTTTGTGATCGAGTTCGCTGCCGATGCCTCCAATGATGAGATTCAACAGGCGGTATTGGCTCATCCCTCTTCTCAGAAGTGGCTGGAAGGTAAAACGCCGAAGAAGGTGATCATCGTACCGCGGAAGATTGTCAATGTGGTGATCTGA